The Pirellulimonas nuda genome includes a region encoding these proteins:
- a CDS encoding ISAs1 family transposase, translating into MKTASPSSLLKHLESLPDPRHQRNRKHLLVDVVAIAVCGVLVGCDGPTAIRLWAEQREDWLRGFLALPAGLPSKDCLRRVLSRLKPDAFAKCFAQWVAEGLARDGEGRLIAIDGKTLRRSHDKKNALGPLHVVSAWASEAGFSLGQLATDEKSNEITAIPELLDAIDLEDAVVTIDAMGCQKEIAEKIMKEKGDYVLALKGNHEKLHVAVIEHFVALHERSLEGTGCRRRQTQGKGHGRVERREYYQTPLPDSIKPLAAGWKGLKTIGQVVSITERDGKETSEVRYYLSSLSPGVKRFAEAVRGHWAIENSLHWVLDVTFREDESRSRDRRLAENLAALRRLAIGLLKQHPSKHSLKSKQRIAGWNVDFLAQVLALQTT; encoded by the coding sequence GTGAAGACCGCGTCGCCTAGTTCGTTGCTGAAGCACCTGGAGTCGTTGCCCGACCCGCGTCACCAGCGGAACCGCAAGCACCTGCTGGTGGATGTGGTGGCGATCGCCGTGTGCGGCGTGCTGGTTGGATGCGATGGGCCCACGGCGATTCGTCTGTGGGCCGAGCAGCGAGAAGACTGGCTGCGTGGGTTCCTGGCGTTGCCCGCAGGTCTGCCGTCGAAGGACTGCTTGCGTCGGGTCCTCTCGCGGCTGAAGCCCGACGCCTTCGCTAAGTGCTTCGCGCAGTGGGTCGCCGAAGGCCTTGCGAGGGATGGCGAGGGCCGGCTGATCGCGATCGACGGCAAGACGCTGCGTCGCAGCCACGACAAGAAGAACGCCCTGGGTCCGCTGCATGTGGTCAGTGCGTGGGCGAGCGAGGCCGGGTTCTCGCTCGGGCAGTTGGCGACCGATGAGAAGTCCAACGAGATCACGGCGATCCCCGAGCTGCTCGACGCGATCGACCTGGAAGACGCCGTGGTGACAATCGACGCGATGGGGTGTCAGAAGGAGATCGCCGAGAAGATCATGAAGGAGAAGGGCGACTACGTGCTGGCGCTCAAGGGGAACCACGAGAAGCTGCACGTCGCGGTGATCGAGCACTTTGTCGCGTTGCACGAGCGTAGCTTGGAGGGGACCGGCTGCCGGCGTAGGCAGACGCAGGGCAAGGGGCACGGCCGGGTCGAGCGACGCGAGTACTACCAGACGCCGCTCCCCGACTCGATCAAGCCGTTGGCGGCGGGTTGGAAGGGGCTCAAGACGATCGGCCAGGTGGTGTCGATTACCGAGCGGGACGGTAAGGAAACCAGCGAGGTGCGTTACTACCTCAGCAGCCTCTCTCCGGGCGTGAAGCGGTTCGCCGAGGCCGTGCGGGGGCACTGGGCGATTGAGAACTCGCTGCACTGGGTGCTCGATGTCACGTTCCGAGAAGACGAGAGCCGCTCCCGCGACCGACGGCTCGCCGAGAACCTAGCCGCCCTGAGGCGGCTAGCAATTGGCCTGCTCAAGCAGCATCCGTCCAAGCATAGCCTCAAGAGCAAACAACGAATCGCCGGCTGGAACGTCGACTTCCTCGCCCAAGTACTTGCCCTACAAACGACTTAA
- a CDS encoding DUF7453 family protein codes for MPHFFGDAGSTTTPQQAAHRPVLTALVTAVLAVGGGPATAQNAFRFQQVAITGQTAPGVTGEEEYARFGGLVLNQRGDVAFAAALQTGDGPNAVVVNSENGSAIFGPAPDNGFALGLLAREDQPAPGVSDAAEFDRLGEIVLNDVGQAAFEARLRRGPGGGFVGTPNDDAVFGPAITGSGFIQVARENEPAPGVSDGAEFDDFNLRGLTTAGVVAFAAELRRGDPPGAGPVGETNNDAIFGQTGGSSAPTLLAREDALAPGTGDAAEFDMFVSRSPAFNATGGVAFAAFLRTGDGPVVSDSEDAALFASAGGPQGLQLVAREGQQPVGIGDGAVYNDFGVPVINSSADVAFVASLRTDGSLFDENGFNDRALFGPVDGAGSDLGLLARAGDPAPGVSDGAVFSVFNPKLNDAGQVAFEATLRTGRGFGATVVDGSNAQALFGPTGDADSPFALIAREGEVAPGVSDGAVFDGFSTSALNAEGDLAFLALLRAGADPGAFGTGLGLFAYVDGELDLILRNGDSFGVLSPDINGIETRVIERIQYSPTSLTNNFNGSGTLLVLLEFTDGTEGVFTVDLTRIPEPSALSVALVALVACCGSKGQPRP; via the coding sequence ATGCCGCACTTCTTTGGCGACGCGGGTTCAACCACGACACCCCAGCAAGCAGCTCATCGGCCGGTGCTGACGGCTCTTGTCACGGCCGTTCTGGCTGTCGGTGGCGGCCCTGCGACGGCCCAGAACGCGTTCCGGTTTCAACAGGTCGCGATCACCGGGCAGACGGCGCCGGGCGTCACCGGCGAGGAGGAGTACGCACGCTTCGGAGGCCTTGTCCTTAACCAGCGGGGCGACGTCGCGTTCGCGGCCGCGCTGCAAACCGGGGACGGCCCCAACGCGGTCGTGGTGAACAGTGAGAACGGAAGCGCGATCTTTGGGCCGGCGCCCGACAACGGATTCGCGCTCGGCTTGCTTGCCCGGGAAGACCAGCCGGCGCCGGGGGTGAGCGACGCAGCGGAGTTCGATCGGCTCGGCGAGATCGTGCTGAACGATGTCGGTCAGGCCGCCTTCGAGGCCCGGCTCCGACGCGGGCCGGGGGGCGGTTTCGTCGGCACGCCCAACGACGACGCGGTTTTTGGACCGGCGATCACGGGCTCAGGATTCATCCAAGTCGCCCGTGAGAACGAGCCGGCGCCGGGAGTGAGCGACGGGGCGGAGTTCGACGACTTCAACTTGCGTGGCTTGACCACCGCGGGGGTGGTCGCGTTCGCGGCCGAGCTGCGGCGGGGAGACCCGCCGGGTGCGGGGCCGGTCGGCGAAACCAACAATGACGCGATCTTCGGGCAGACGGGCGGGTCGTCGGCACCGACGCTCCTGGCCCGAGAAGACGCGCTCGCGCCGGGCACGGGCGACGCCGCCGAGTTCGACATGTTCGTGTCTCGGAGTCCGGCCTTCAACGCCACGGGGGGCGTTGCGTTCGCCGCCTTTTTGCGTACGGGTGACGGGCCGGTCGTGAGTGACTCCGAGGACGCGGCGCTCTTCGCCTCGGCGGGTGGGCCGCAAGGCCTGCAACTCGTCGCGCGGGAGGGGCAGCAGCCCGTGGGGATCGGCGACGGCGCCGTCTACAACGACTTCGGGGTCCCGGTGATCAACTCCTCAGCGGACGTCGCGTTCGTTGCGTCGTTGCGCACCGACGGCAGTCTCTTCGACGAGAACGGCTTCAACGACCGGGCCTTGTTCGGCCCGGTGGACGGGGCAGGATCGGATTTAGGGCTGCTGGCCCGCGCGGGCGACCCCGCGCCCGGTGTGAGCGACGGCGCGGTGTTCAGCGTCTTCAACCCGAAGCTCAACGACGCCGGTCAGGTGGCGTTCGAAGCCACTCTGAGGACCGGACGGGGCTTCGGCGCGACGGTGGTGGATGGTTCTAACGCCCAAGCGCTTTTCGGGCCAACGGGTGACGCCGACTCCCCCTTCGCGCTGATCGCACGCGAGGGCGAAGTCGCTCCCGGCGTGTCGGACGGCGCGGTGTTCGACGGTTTCAGCACGTCGGCACTGAACGCGGAAGGGGACTTGGCGTTCCTCGCCCTGTTGCGGGCGGGGGCCGACCCTGGGGCATTCGGCACGGGGCTTGGGCTGTTTGCTTATGTCGACGGGGAGCTCGATTTGATCCTCCGGAACGGCGACTCCTTCGGCGTTCTTTCGCCGGACATCAACGGGATCGAGACGCGCGTGATCGAGCGGATTCAATACTCGCCCACGTCGTTGACAAACAACTTCAACGGCTCGGGGACGTTACTCGTGCTGCTGGAGTTTACCGACGGCACGGAAGGCGTCTTCACCGTGGACCTCACCCGAATTCCCGAGCCGTCCGCGCTATCGGTCGCACTTGTCGCGTTGGTGGCTTGCTGTGGCTCAAAAGGGCAGCCGAGGCCTTAA
- a CDS encoding dihydrodipicolinate synthase family protein yields MNDRPNNGSLHRTDTPETRGDRSAFRLIPATYTPMQGDGEIDFGAIPRYVEDLVANGIGDIFVNGTTGESLSLTTSERLRLVDAWAQHRGGLRMIVHVGDNCVRRSVAMAAHAEGAGADAVSCMSPTFFKPEGINGLLNFLSPIAAAAPATKFYYYYIPSMAGVPLAMSEFIAKAVERIPNFAGVKYTHENLEEFGDCLATWGDRIELFFGRDELLLPGMSIGAKAAVGSFYSIVPTLFQDLARRYFSGDSEGAVAATQRANRCIAAFKKVGVLAGGKHVLAQRGIGSGAARLPLEAVDPSQGRWLIDQLTSLLEQPAPVSQTRSAHGHLPSTEGRAQDELRAR; encoded by the coding sequence ATGAATGACCGCCCCAACAATGGCAGCCTGCACCGGACCGACACGCCAGAAACCCGTGGCGACCGCTCGGCTTTTCGGCTGATCCCGGCCACCTACACGCCAATGCAGGGTGATGGGGAAATCGATTTCGGCGCGATTCCTCGGTACGTAGAAGACCTGGTCGCCAACGGCATCGGCGACATCTTCGTCAACGGCACCACCGGCGAGAGCCTGTCGCTCACCACCTCCGAACGGCTGCGGCTGGTCGACGCTTGGGCACAGCACCGCGGTGGGCTGCGGATGATCGTGCACGTGGGAGACAACTGCGTACGCCGCTCGGTCGCGATGGCGGCCCACGCCGAGGGGGCGGGCGCCGACGCCGTCTCCTGCATGTCGCCCACGTTCTTCAAGCCGGAGGGAATCAACGGGCTGCTCAATTTCTTGTCGCCCATCGCCGCCGCCGCCCCGGCGACCAAGTTTTACTACTACTACATCCCGTCCATGGCGGGCGTCCCGCTGGCGATGTCTGAGTTCATCGCCAAGGCGGTGGAACGGATCCCGAACTTCGCGGGCGTCAAGTACACCCACGAGAACCTCGAAGAGTTTGGCGACTGCCTAGCGACTTGGGGGGACCGCATCGAGCTGTTCTTTGGCCGAGATGAGCTCTTGCTGCCGGGGATGTCGATCGGCGCCAAAGCCGCCGTCGGAAGCTTCTACAGCATCGTGCCGACGCTGTTTCAAGACTTGGCGCGGCGCTACTTCAGCGGCGACAGCGAGGGCGCCGTCGCCGCCACACAGCGGGCCAACCGGTGCATTGCAGCTTTCAAAAAAGTCGGGGTACTCGCGGGCGGCAAGCATGTTCTCGCCCAGCGGGGCATCGGCAGCGGCGCCGCCCGCCTGCCGCTCGAGGCCGTCGACCCGTCGCAAGGCCGATGGCTGATCGATCAGTTGACTTCGCTCCTGGAGCAACCCGCCCCGGTGTCCCAGACCCGCAGCGCACACGGCCACTTGCCGTCAACCGAGGGTCGCGCCCAGGACGAGCTCCGCGCGCGCTGA
- a CDS encoding mucoidy inhibitor MuiA family protein has product MTRPLTLTLLLLYAYSPNSATAQDDEKVDADRLTDGDVTEVTVYQGQALVTRSVTLPGDQTGLQEVVVTNLPALILPESLYAEPGEGLEIRSVRYRTRPVEQDVRAEVRELDEQLQELRDELSAVEREQKLLADRTKYLNSLEGFTAGTAKNELEHGVLNAETLTSLTELIFSRREQVAAEELELAKSQRGLNEEINLATRKRQNITSGSATTVREAVVFVDAQEAGASLRLRYLVAGAGWSPSYNLRAGTDRKQVTVEYNAQVQQMSGEDWTDVAMTLSTATPSLVAEPPKLDPLAIRLGDSPASGGPKVAVGAEEYSRLKRQLDESRDKLSDVRNRLGELNAAVAHTPASEPQQQQPLEAPAFAADSSMPYRQGSFDHSVQQSGQPYGGMGGDGQAAGRQSFQVGFGVNGDAGLNYFANESQILDFNAEGIVAKSKDSRGSQPPAEGVSVSYKLAGRTSLPSRSDRQLIQIARLPLKGDFYRLATPVLTGYVYEEAKLTNTGDVVLLAGPASTFLGDEFVGRGAVPTVAAGESFTVGLGIDASLRAGRELVSKEETIQGGNRIVDFVYRLTVENFAGEEAQVRLVDRIPTVAEDDIKITLVDPGKKLADYPDQAAERKLGLLRWDLEAPAGSTGADSAAVEYTLRVEYDKELSIVGMPAKR; this is encoded by the coding sequence ATGACGCGACCCCTCACGCTGACCCTGCTGCTGCTCTACGCGTACTCGCCGAATAGTGCGACCGCCCAGGACGACGAAAAAGTCGACGCCGACCGCCTCACCGACGGAGATGTGACCGAGGTCACCGTCTACCAGGGTCAGGCGCTGGTCACGCGCTCGGTGACGCTGCCGGGCGACCAGACGGGGCTGCAGGAGGTGGTAGTGACCAACCTGCCGGCGTTGATTTTGCCCGAAAGCCTGTACGCCGAGCCTGGCGAGGGCCTGGAGATCCGCTCGGTCCGCTACCGCACCCGCCCCGTTGAGCAGGACGTCCGTGCCGAGGTCCGCGAGCTCGACGAGCAGCTCCAGGAGCTGCGGGACGAGCTCTCGGCGGTCGAGCGGGAGCAGAAGCTGCTGGCCGATCGCACCAAGTACCTGAACAGCCTCGAGGGCTTTACGGCAGGCACCGCCAAGAACGAGCTGGAGCACGGCGTGCTGAACGCCGAGACGCTGACCAGCCTGACCGAGCTGATCTTCTCGCGGCGGGAGCAGGTAGCGGCCGAAGAGTTGGAGCTCGCCAAGTCGCAACGGGGGCTGAACGAAGAGATCAACCTAGCGACCCGCAAACGCCAGAACATCACCAGCGGCTCCGCGACCACGGTCCGCGAGGCGGTGGTTTTTGTCGACGCCCAGGAGGCGGGCGCCTCGCTGCGGCTGCGTTACTTGGTGGCGGGCGCGGGCTGGAGCCCGTCCTACAACCTGCGGGCGGGGACCGACCGCAAGCAGGTGACCGTGGAGTACAACGCCCAGGTGCAGCAGATGAGTGGCGAGGACTGGACCGACGTGGCGATGACGTTGTCGACCGCCACGCCGTCGCTGGTTGCCGAGCCCCCCAAGCTCGACCCGCTGGCGATCCGCCTGGGAGACAGCCCCGCGAGCGGCGGCCCAAAGGTCGCCGTTGGCGCCGAGGAATACAGCCGCCTCAAGCGGCAGCTCGACGAGAGCCGTGACAAGCTGTCCGACGTTCGCAACCGGCTGGGCGAGCTCAACGCCGCGGTGGCTCATACGCCTGCATCGGAGCCGCAGCAGCAGCAACCGCTTGAGGCGCCCGCCTTCGCCGCGGACTCAAGTATGCCGTATCGGCAAGGTTCATTTGACCACTCTGTCCAACAATCTGGGCAACCGTACGGCGGTATGGGGGGCGACGGGCAAGCAGCCGGTCGTCAGTCGTTTCAAGTCGGGTTCGGCGTCAACGGCGACGCCGGCCTCAATTACTTCGCCAACGAGTCGCAGATCCTAGACTTCAACGCCGAGGGTATCGTCGCGAAATCGAAAGACTCTCGAGGATCACAGCCTCCCGCCGAAGGGGTGAGCGTCAGCTACAAGCTAGCGGGACGCACTTCGCTCCCCAGCCGCAGCGACCGGCAGCTGATCCAGATCGCCCGGCTGCCGCTCAAGGGGGACTTCTACCGTCTGGCGACACCGGTGCTTACCGGCTACGTCTACGAAGAAGCCAAGCTCACCAACACGGGCGACGTGGTGCTGCTTGCCGGCCCCGCCTCGACCTTTTTGGGCGACGAGTTCGTGGGCCGCGGCGCGGTGCCGACCGTGGCCGCGGGAGAGTCGTTCACCGTGGGGCTGGGGATCGACGCATCGCTCAGAGCGGGTCGTGAGCTCGTGAGCAAGGAAGAAACCATCCAGGGGGGGAACCGGATCGTCGACTTTGTCTACCGGCTCACGGTAGAAAACTTCGCGGGCGAGGAGGCCCAGGTACGGCTGGTCGACCGCATCCCCACCGTTGCGGAAGACGACATCAAGATCACGCTGGTCGACCCCGGCAAGAAGCTGGCCGACTACCCCGACCAGGCCGCCGAGCGCAAGCTGGGCCTGCTGCGGTGGGACCTCGAAGCCCCGGCCGGCTCAACCGGCGCCGACAGCGCCGCGGTGGAATACACGCTGCGTGTGGAGTACGACAAGGAGCTGTCGATCGTCGGGATGCCCGCCAAACGCTAG
- a CDS encoding zinc-binding dehydrogenase, translating into MSQPIPDQMQALLLEAHREDVLEAVRSLKVVQRATPKPAHGQVLVKMDASPCNPSDLLFLQGKYGTGKTLPTVPGWEGAGTVVASGGGLLAWWLQGKRVACGNQDDRDGAWAQYMAANAAECIPLKQGLTLEQGATLIINPLTAVGLLATARKEGHAAAVQTAGASQVGRMVVRLAREAGYPLISVVRRDAQVELLRKEGAEHVLNSSDPDFAAQLTSLCARLKATAAFEAVAGDLTGIALNAMPRGATAYVYGGLSETACGGVDPLGLIFEDKQLRGFFLGAWLKQQGALGILRAAGRAQKLIIEGQIGTQVQRRVGLDGAVEGLEHYAQNMTDGKVLITPNG; encoded by the coding sequence ATGAGCCAGCCGATCCCCGACCAGATGCAGGCCCTCCTGCTGGAAGCCCACCGCGAGGACGTGCTCGAAGCGGTCCGCTCGCTAAAGGTGGTCCAGCGGGCCACCCCCAAGCCGGCCCACGGCCAGGTGCTGGTGAAGATGGACGCCTCCCCCTGCAACCCGTCGGACCTGCTCTTCTTGCAGGGCAAGTACGGGACCGGCAAGACGCTGCCAACCGTGCCCGGCTGGGAGGGCGCCGGGACCGTGGTCGCCAGCGGCGGGGGCCTGCTCGCCTGGTGGCTGCAAGGCAAGCGTGTGGCGTGCGGCAACCAGGACGACCGCGACGGCGCCTGGGCCCAGTACATGGCGGCCAACGCCGCGGAGTGCATCCCGCTCAAGCAGGGGCTCACCCTGGAGCAAGGCGCCACGCTAATCATCAACCCGCTGACCGCGGTCGGGCTGCTCGCTACGGCACGCAAGGAGGGCCACGCCGCGGCGGTGCAGACCGCCGGGGCGAGCCAGGTCGGCCGGATGGTGGTCCGCTTGGCTCGCGAGGCGGGCTACCCGCTAATCTCGGTGGTCCGCCGCGACGCCCAGGTAGAGCTGCTCCGAAAGGAGGGCGCCGAGCACGTACTCAATTCGTCGGACCCGGACTTCGCAGCGCAGCTGACGTCCCTGTGCGCCCGGCTTAAGGCGACCGCGGCGTTCGAAGCCGTAGCAGGGGACCTGACGGGCATAGCGCTCAACGCCATGCCGCGTGGAGCGACGGCCTACGTCTACGGCGGGCTCTCCGAGACGGCGTGCGGAGGTGTTGACCCGCTGGGGCTGATCTTCGAGGACAAGCAGCTGCGGGGTTTCTTCCTGGGGGCCTGGCTGAAGCAGCAGGGCGCCCTGGGGATCCTCCGTGCCGCGGGACGGGCGCAGAAGCTGATCATCGAGGGGCAGATCGGCACCCAGGTTCAGCGCCGCGTAGGTCTCGATGGCGCCGTAGAGGGGCTCGAGCACTACGCCCAGAACATGACCGACGGGAAGGTGCTGATCACGCCCAATGGATAG
- a CDS encoding IS5 family transposase, whose amino-acid sequence MTQPASKPRKLAYKVTNWRDYNESLVRRGDITFWFDDAVIDAWEHENDRKKVGRPFLYSDVAVETLLMIRELFRLPYRQTEGFGRALAKLMQAEVAIPDYTSLQKRAAKLGVSIDVRATTGPIDVVVDSTGLKVYGEGEWKVKKHGVGKRRTWRKVHLAVDPATHTIVAQVVTGADTHDGDAVEPLLEQVEAEVQTFYGDGAYDQWKVRNYLQGESIHQVIPPRKNAKIKQHGNASAEPLERDECLRQIRRDGKKAWKESIGYHRRSLGETAMFRLKTNFGDRLKNRTLANQATEVALRCKLLNVFVTLGMPLFAWG is encoded by the coding sequence ATGACGCAGCCTGCTAGCAAGCCGAGGAAGCTCGCCTACAAGGTAACGAACTGGCGGGACTACAACGAGTCGTTGGTAAGGCGGGGAGACATCACCTTCTGGTTTGATGACGCGGTGATCGATGCCTGGGAGCACGAGAACGACCGGAAGAAGGTCGGCCGGCCGTTCCTCTATAGCGATGTGGCGGTCGAAACGCTGCTGATGATCCGTGAGCTATTCCGCCTGCCGTACCGGCAGACGGAAGGCTTCGGGCGGGCTCTCGCGAAACTGATGCAGGCCGAGGTGGCGATCCCCGACTACACCTCGCTGCAGAAGCGAGCGGCCAAGCTGGGGGTCTCGATCGACGTGCGTGCGACCACGGGACCGATCGACGTGGTGGTCGACAGCACGGGGCTCAAGGTCTACGGCGAGGGGGAGTGGAAAGTGAAGAAGCACGGGGTCGGCAAGCGTCGCACATGGCGGAAGGTGCACCTCGCCGTCGATCCCGCCACCCACACCATCGTCGCCCAGGTCGTGACGGGCGCCGACACCCACGACGGCGATGCGGTCGAGCCGCTGTTGGAGCAAGTCGAAGCCGAAGTCCAGACGTTTTACGGCGACGGCGCCTACGACCAGTGGAAAGTGCGTAACTACCTCCAAGGGGAGTCGATCCACCAAGTGATCCCGCCGCGCAAGAACGCCAAGATCAAGCAGCACGGCAACGCGTCGGCCGAGCCGCTGGAACGCGACGAGTGCCTTCGGCAGATCCGCCGCGACGGCAAGAAAGCGTGGAAAGAATCGATCGGCTACCACCGACGCAGCCTGGGTGAAACCGCCATGTTTCGACTCAAGACGAACTTCGGCGACCGCCTGAAGAACCGGACGCTCGCTAATCAGGCGACCGAGGTCGCACTCCGCTGCAAACTGCTCAACGTTTTCGTCACCCTTGGCATGCCGTTGTTCGCATGGGGTTAG
- a CDS encoding plasmid pRiA4b ORF-3 family protein — protein sequence MSRKKKKDTPNPPKRPSELVLPIKLSPEQRKPFLDNQAVRPGVKRRLRDAGDGVQTIGVTRKEFEQLYAVAVELGQRPGDKDDPDVVDALFELRDMAGLIEELDCGQAYALSRIEAAWKRQRVFEFVVMLRGEFPTIWRRIQVKDCTLETLDLHFAAAIGWARPTQHRFEIDGRTYVTHDPEDEIGYDLQFYENFRDESRTTLLELFRESPVPADWRYYRGRYTMSLHEVRFEGSPAVDRRATYPRCLGGQGAAPMKECHNANQHADYVYARRNHRTYNGQYYGIPFNPEKFDLPSVNRRLRAPQTPAARQVTLHAVYAPQKWYP from the coding sequence ATGTCACGCAAAAAGAAGAAAGACACCCCAAACCCGCCCAAGAGACCGTCCGAACTGGTCCTCCCGATCAAGCTCTCCCCGGAGCAGCGGAAGCCCTTCCTCGACAACCAAGCCGTGAGGCCTGGGGTCAAGCGGCGCCTGCGGGACGCCGGGGACGGGGTCCAGACGATCGGCGTCACCCGCAAGGAGTTCGAGCAGCTCTACGCCGTCGCGGTCGAGTTGGGTCAACGACCGGGTGACAAAGACGACCCCGACGTGGTTGATGCCCTCTTCGAGCTGCGGGACATGGCCGGGCTCATCGAGGAGTTAGACTGTGGGCAAGCTTATGCATTATCCCGGATCGAGGCCGCCTGGAAACGGCAGCGGGTGTTCGAGTTCGTGGTCATGCTGCGAGGGGAGTTCCCCACAATCTGGCGGCGGATCCAAGTGAAGGACTGCACCTTGGAAACGCTCGACCTGCACTTCGCGGCCGCAATCGGCTGGGCGCGCCCCACGCAGCACCGGTTCGAGATCGACGGCCGGACCTACGTCACGCACGACCCCGAGGACGAGATCGGCTACGACCTGCAATTCTACGAAAACTTCCGCGACGAATCGCGGACGACCCTGCTCGAGCTCTTCCGTGAGTCGCCGGTCCCGGCGGACTGGCGCTACTATCGCGGTCGCTACACGATGTCACTACACGAGGTGCGGTTCGAGGGCTCGCCCGCGGTCGATCGGAGGGCGACCTATCCGCGATGCCTGGGTGGACAGGGCGCAGCCCCAATGAAGGAGTGTCACAATGCCAATCAGCACGCGGACTACGTTTACGCCAGGCGGAACCACCGGACCTACAACGGTCAGTATTACGGTATCCCGTTTAACCCGGAGAAGTTCGACCTGCCAAGCGTCAACCGCCGCTTGAGGGCGCCACAGACGCCTGCCGCCCGGCAAGTAACTCTCCACGCGGTGTACGCCCCCCAGAAATGGTATCCGTGA
- a CDS encoding DNA polymerase has product MPTTYSEAWAVDFEYKSDAGERPVPTCMVALELVSGAAVRLGAAELGSLDRAPFNTGDNVLFTCFFAPAELGCFLALGWPLPANVVDLFAEHRVATNGLETPGNSLLATLRWHGLAGITAAEKIGMRALAMRGGPYTDAEMESLLDYCESDVRALVELWPKMLPTIDLPRALLRGRYMAAVAKMEHAGIPIDVETLGRLRTHWEAVKLRLIAEVDQGFGFYDGKTFKLDRFGSWLAERRYDWPRTDCGRLAVDKDTFKDQAAIHPELEPLRQLRTSVGQMNLFDLGVGADGRARCMLSPLAAKTGRNAPSTAGFVFGLSGWLRSVIKPAEGRALAYVDWGQQELGIAGALSGDPALMAAYRSGDPYLAFAVQAGLAPADATKQSHGAVRDLCKAAVLGVNYGMSAQSLASRIRRPTAYAQDLLDRHREAYPVFWKWSEAVVDHAILNRSIHSTHGWTLHVRGEPNPRSLMNWPMQAAGAEMLRLACILATEAGISVVAPVHDALLVEGPTKSIQEVVSATRDAMARASRLVLDGFDLTTDAETITYPERYRSEKGGALWGSVTAILDDLDGVPPCTPGTVSVRAGDG; this is encoded by the coding sequence ATGCCAACCACCTACTCGGAGGCCTGGGCTGTGGACTTCGAGTACAAGTCCGACGCCGGTGAGCGGCCTGTCCCGACGTGCATGGTCGCCCTGGAGCTAGTCTCCGGGGCGGCCGTGCGTCTGGGGGCGGCGGAGTTGGGCTCGCTAGACCGGGCGCCGTTCAACACAGGCGATAACGTGCTGTTTACATGCTTCTTCGCCCCAGCCGAGCTGGGCTGCTTCCTAGCCTTGGGGTGGCCACTTCCCGCGAACGTCGTGGATTTGTTCGCGGAGCACCGGGTAGCCACCAACGGGCTCGAAACGCCCGGCAATAGCTTGTTGGCGACGCTGCGCTGGCATGGGCTGGCGGGCATCACCGCTGCCGAGAAGATCGGGATGCGGGCCCTGGCGATGCGTGGAGGCCCGTACACGGACGCCGAGATGGAGTCGCTGCTCGACTACTGCGAGTCGGACGTGCGTGCGCTGGTGGAGCTGTGGCCGAAGATGCTGCCCACCATCGACCTGCCCCGTGCGCTGCTGCGGGGGCGTTACATGGCGGCTGTGGCCAAGATGGAGCACGCGGGAATCCCAATCGACGTCGAGACGCTCGGACGACTGCGGACCCACTGGGAGGCGGTGAAGCTCCGCCTGATCGCCGAAGTGGATCAGGGCTTTGGATTCTACGACGGTAAAACTTTCAAGTTGGATAGGTTCGGGAGCTGGCTGGCCGAGAGGCGGTACGACTGGCCCCGTACCGACTGCGGCCGACTGGCGGTCGATAAGGACACGTTCAAGGACCAGGCGGCCATCCACCCTGAGCTGGAGCCTCTGCGTCAGCTAAGGACCTCTGTTGGCCAGATGAATCTGTTCGACCTTGGCGTCGGGGCCGATGGCCGCGCCCGGTGCATGCTGTCGCCCCTCGCCGCCAAGACGGGGAGGAACGCGCCCAGCACCGCCGGCTTCGTGTTCGGTCTGTCCGGCTGGCTACGTTCCGTGATCAAGCCCGCTGAGGGCCGCGCACTCGCCTATGTCGACTGGGGGCAGCAAGAGCTGGGCATCGCGGGAGCGTTGTCGGGGGACCCGGCCCTAATGGCGGCCTACCGGTCTGGGGACCCGTATTTGGCTTTCGCGGTTCAGGCCGGCCTGGCTCCGGCGGACGCCACCAAGCAGTCCCACGGGGCGGTGAGGGACCTCTGCAAAGCTGCGGTGCTGGGCGTCAACTACGGGATGTCGGCCCAGTCCTTGGCATCCCGGATCAGGAGGCCGACAGCGTATGCGCAGGACCTCTTGGACCGTCACCGCGAGGCCTATCCCGTGTTCTGGAAGTGGAGTGAGGCTGTGGTAGATCACGCCATCCTAAACCGTTCGATCCATTCGACGCATGGGTGGACCCTGCACGTCCGCGGTGAGCCCAACCCTCGTTCGCTGATGAACTGGCCCATGCAGGCGGCCGGCGCCGAGATGCTCCGACTGGCATGCATCCTGGCGACGGAGGCGGGCATCAGCGTCGTCGCCCCAGTGCATGACGCCCTGCTAGTGGAGGGCCCCACGAAATCGATCCAGGAGGTCGTGTCCGCGACTCGGGACGCTATGGCGCGTGCAAGCCGTTTAGTGTTGGACGGGTTCGACCTAACGACCGACGCGGAGACCATCACCTACCCCGAGCGTTATCGAAGTGAGAAGGGGGGGGCGCTGTGGGGTTCCGTTACGGCGATTTTGGACGACCTGGACGGCGTGCCACCGTGCACGCCAGGGACGGTTAGCGTGCGTGCCGGGGACGGTTAG